A window of Solanum stenotomum isolate F172 chromosome 3, ASM1918654v1, whole genome shotgun sequence contains these coding sequences:
- the LOC125857910 gene encoding protein DETOXIFICATION 16-like encodes MINEKNLELLLDFPLLSNINEKDPENGIKGWYDMYEIIEELKKQLELAGPLVVVGFMQYFLLLISVMFVGHLGELSLSSATLATSFAGVTGFRFMLGMASALETLCGQAYGAKQYHMLGIHMQRGMLVVVVISIPISIVWAFAGHIFAFCGQDVELSIHAGVYARWLIPSILPYGLLQCQLRFLQTQSRLKPLLISTGFTSLLHVFLCWALVSRLGLGNKGAALCNAISYWINALILALYIRYTSSCEKTWTGFSKEGARNLPSFLSLAIPSACMICLEQWSYEFLVLMSGLLPNPKLETSMMAISMSTSSLAFRIPSGFSSAVSTRISNELGAGRPKAAKLAARVVLLIALVEGFLLSGISIAARNVWGYIYTNEEEVVKYLAAVMPVLALSNFMDGIQGVLSGTARGCGWQKLGAQVNLVAYYVVGLPCAVILTFVFHFGAKGLWTGIISGSGLQALLYILITLRINWELQAIVSKHVPCELPAPRRLSHREY; translated from the exons ATGATCAACGAAAAAAACTTGGAACTCCTTCTtgattttcctcttctttccaACATTAATGAAAAGGATCCTGAAAATGGCATCAAGGGATGGTATGATATGTATGAGATTATTGAAGAGCTAAAGAAGCAATTGGAATTAGCAGGACCTCTGGTTGTTGTAGGTTTTATGCAGTACTTTTTGCTGTTGATATCTGTCATGTTTGTTGGTCATCTCGGAGAGCTTTCTCTTTCCAGTGCAACTTTAGCTACTTCTTTTGCTGGAGTAACTGGTTTCCGCTTCATG cTTGGAATGGCAAGTGCATTGGAAACATTATGCGGACAAGCATATGGGGCAAAACAGTATCATATGCTTGGGATACATATGCAAAGGGGTATGCTTGTAGTGGTGGTAATTTCCATCCCCATATCGATTGTTTGGGCATTTGCAGGGCATATATTTGCTTTCTGTGGACAAGACGTTGAACTTTCAATTCATGCTGGAGTGTATGCTCGTTGGTTGATTCCCAGCATTTTACCTTATGGGCTCCTCCAATGCCAATTAAGGTTCCTGCAAACACAAAGTAGACTTAAACCACTGCTGATCAGTACTGGCTTCACAAGTTTACTTCATGTCTTCTTGTGTTGGGCATTGGTTTCAAGGTTGGGATTGGGAAACAAAGGGGCTGCACTCTGTAATGCCATATCTTATTGGATCAATGCGCTGATTTTGGCGCTTTATATAAGGTATACATCGTCATGTGAGAAAACATGGACGGGGTTCTCCAAAGAGGGTGCAAGAAACCTTCCCAGTTTTCTATCATTAGCTATTCCTTCAGCTTGTATGATCTG TTTGGAGCAATGGTCCTATGAGTTTCTGGTTCTTATGTCAGGGCTGCTTCCTAATCCGAAGCTCGAGACATCTATGATGGCCATCAG CATGAGTACCAGTTCTCTGGCCTTCAGGATTCCCTCAGGATTTAGTAGTGCAGTAAG TACGAGGATATCTAATGAACTGGGAGCAGGGAGACCTAAAGCAGCCAAGTTAGCAGCACGGGTCGTTCTGCTTATTGCTCTGGTAGAGGGCTTTCTACTGAGTGGAATCTCAATTGCAGCAAGAAATGTGTGGGGATATATATACACTAACGAAGAGGAAGTGGTGAAATATCTGGCTGCAGTCATGCCAGTACTTGCATTGTCCAATTTCATGGATGGAATCCAAGGGGTTCTTTCAG GTACTGCAAGAGGATGTGGTTGGCAGAAACTCGGTGCACAAGTCAATTTAGTAGCCTACTATGTTGTTGGACTTCCTTGTGCTGTGATTTTAACTTTtgtcttccactttggagcaaAG GGTCTTTGGACAGGAATTATTAGTGGAAGTGGTCTTCAAGCATTACTTTATATACTTATTACCCTAAGGATAAATTGGGAGCTTCAg GCTATTGTTTCAAAGCATGTTCCTTGTGAATTGCCAGCTCCCAGAAGACTAAGTCACAGAGAATATTGA
- the LOC125857697 gene encoding plant intracellular Ras-group-related LRR protein 9-like, producing the protein MDPNPTNFPILSYVMSKLPSMGRRTTATADEFDIEQPQNHPHPPPEPHFDITERMPHLTDPKVVNAMRSAVADVSQTRSMLKTLGERPFHELVDTARVKLAEIEADMSKRLEEIVLSPRPPEMERQDWRLDMAIKEDECRKGVEKEREAYKALIALDELHEAYEKMLKDAEQRLEKIYETAVAGGDVESIGESSGEKSSELKEEVNEEVIGILQEASGKSVERVDLSGRQLRMLPEAFGKIHSLIVLNLSNNQLMVIPDSIASLENLEELHLSSNLLESLPDSIGLLCSLKILDVSGNKLVTLPDSICHCRSLVEFDAGFNKLSYLPTNIGYELVNLRRLSLSFNKLRSLPTSFGEMKSLRLLDVHFNELHGLPLSFGNLTNLEILNLSNNFSDLTKLPDTIGDLINLKELDLSNNQIHELPDTISRLDNLTVLKLDENPLVIPPKEVVVEGVEAVKAYMIKRRLDILLAEEPEIMLEEVGQTPTGLLTRSTSWLSGTVSNVLGTVAGYLGGGGKSDPDHYLNQQL; encoded by the exons ATGGATCCAAACCCTACCAATTTCCCAATTCTCTCCTACGTCATGTCCAAGCTACCCAGTATGGGCCGTAGAACCACCGCCACCGCCGATGAATTCGACATCGAACAGCCCCAGAACCACCCTCATCCTCCTCCAGAACCTCACTTCGACATCACCGAGCGTATGCCTCATCTCACTGACCCTAAGGTTGTCAACGCTATGCGATCAGCCGTTGCTGACGTGTCACAGACCCGGTCAATGCTCAAAACCCTGGGTGAGCGGCCTTTTCACGAGCTCGTTGATACTGCCAGGGTGAAGTTAGCTGAGATCGAGGCGGATATGTCCAAGCGTCTTGAGGAGATTGTTTTGTCTCCACGTCCGCCAGAGATGGAGAGGCAGGATTGGAGATTGGACATGGCGATTAAAGAGGATGAGTGTCGAAAGGGTGTGGAGAAGGAGAGAGAGGCGTATAAGGCGTTGATAGCTTTGGATGAATTGCACGAGGCGTATGAGAAGATGTTGAAGGATGCGGAACAGAGGTTGGAGAAGATTTATGAGACTGCTGTTGCTGGTGGTGATGTGGAATCAATTGGAGAGTCTTCTGGTGAGAAGAGTTCTGAGTTGAAAGAGGAAGTGAATGAGGAAGTGATCGGGATTTTGCAGGAGGCATCAGGGAAGAGTGTGGAAAGGGTTGATTTGTCAGGCAGGCAACTGAGGATGCTGCCTGAAGCTTTTGGGAAGATTCACTCCTTAATTGTGCTTAATTTGTCCAACAACCAGCTTATG GTGATTCCTGATTCAATTGCGAGCTTGGAAAACCTTGAGGAGCTGCATCTTTCTTCAAATCTTTTGGAATCGCTGCCAGACTCCATTGGTCTGTTGTGTAGTTTGAAGATCTTAGATGTCTCTGGAAACAAGCTTGTCACTTTGCCAGATAGCATTTGTCATTGCAG GTCGTTAGTGGAATTTGATGCAGGCTTCAACAAGCTTTCTTATTTGCCAACAAATATTGGCTATGAACTGGTAAATCTGAGAAGGCTTTCACTTTCTTTTAATAAGCTCCGCTCGTTACCCACTTCCTTTGGTGAGATGAAGTCCCTGCGCCTTCTAGATGTGCACTTTAATGAACTACATGGGCTTCCACTTTCATTTGGGAACTTGACAAATCTTGAGATCCTCAACTTGAGCAACAATTTTAGTGACCTAACTAAGCTTCCTGACACAATTGGTGACTTGATAAATCTTAAGGAACTTGATCTGAGCAACAACCAGATCCATGAACTGCCTGACACAATTAGCCGGCTTGACAACCTAACTGTGCTTAAGTTGGACGAAAACCCTCTTGTGATACCTCCAAAGGAAGTCGTAGTTGAAGGGGTTGAAGCTGTAAAGGCTTATATGATTAAGCGGCGGCTTGACATACTGTTGGCAGAAGAGCCAGAAATTATGCTTGAAGAGGTCGGGCAGACACCGACTGGCTTATTAACTCGAAGTACCTCCTGGTTGAGTGGTACTGTTTCAAATGTTCTTGGAACTGTTGCTGGGTATTTGGGTGGTGGAGGGAAGTCAGATCCAGACCATTATCTCAACCAACAGTTATGA